In the genome of Carnobacterium viridans, one region contains:
- a CDS encoding putative polysaccharide biosynthesis protein, with amino-acid sequence MGNQQMKKMMNGAIILSVAAFIAKILSAVYRVPFQNMVGNSGFYVYQQIYPIYGIAMTIALSGFPIFLSKLVAETSTVEERKSLLKKSFILLSTLSGLFFLGIYFSAELMANWMGDANLEPIIQTVSWLFLLIPFLAVSRGYFQGTFRMLPTAISQVGEQFVRVAVILIAAYVYTRSQWDEYQMGTIAMSSSWIAGLVACIILGAALFKQRSYLSERSTEVGSIPETVHYASVAKRFATEGVTMCLLSALLILMQLIDSFTLYNGLVENGLSSFEAKNLKGIYDRGQPLVQLGMVVATAFSASWIPLLSQSFAQQNRKTFIRTGKSLMRITATFAMAATTGIIVLMPYLNLVLFGDTDGSLVLSVYSISIFLTSLIGAYNAIFQSQNKHQVALIGLLIGLGIKIGLNEWLVEQFGTLGSSGATIIGLLVILMIMWWDLPKEIKESLTEKSFGWKLLFSCGVMAIIVWFEMKWFGNSALIEENRLAAFGYTVLGGVTGIGVFLWLMIKLSVLTIREWLSLPFGKKMLRK; translated from the coding sequence TTGGGAAATCAACAAATGAAAAAAATGATGAATGGGGCGATCATTCTATCGGTAGCGGCTTTTATTGCCAAAATCTTAAGTGCCGTTTACCGTGTTCCTTTTCAAAATATGGTTGGGAATTCAGGATTTTATGTTTATCAACAAATCTATCCGATATACGGCATTGCAATGACTATAGCTTTAAGTGGATTTCCAATCTTCTTATCCAAGTTAGTCGCTGAAACGTCTACAGTGGAGGAACGGAAAAGTCTCTTGAAAAAATCGTTTATTTTATTAAGCACTCTTTCGGGACTCTTTTTCTTAGGTATTTATTTTTCAGCGGAGTTGATGGCGAATTGGATGGGCGATGCTAATTTAGAACCGATTATTCAAACCGTTTCGTGGTTGTTTTTGTTAATCCCGTTTTTAGCGGTCAGTCGGGGTTATTTCCAAGGAACCTTTCGTATGCTGCCAACAGCTATTTCTCAAGTGGGAGAACAATTTGTACGTGTGGCGGTGATCTTAATTGCCGCTTATGTGTATACGCGCAGTCAATGGGATGAGTACCAAATGGGAACCATTGCTATGAGTAGTTCTTGGATAGCGGGTCTAGTCGCTTGCATTATTTTAGGTGCAGCCCTGTTTAAGCAACGGTCTTACCTGTCGGAGAGAAGCACAGAAGTAGGTTCAATTCCTGAAACAGTTCATTACGCAAGTGTTGCAAAACGGTTTGCTACAGAAGGTGTCACGATGTGTTTGCTGAGTGCTTTACTCATTCTTATGCAGTTGATCGATTCGTTTACACTTTATAATGGATTAGTAGAAAATGGATTGAGTTCTTTTGAGGCGAAAAATTTAAAAGGGATCTATGACCGTGGTCAGCCACTTGTCCAATTAGGGATGGTAGTCGCTACTGCTTTTTCTGCAAGTTGGATTCCTTTACTGAGTCAATCATTTGCCCAACAGAATAGAAAAACGTTTATTCGCACAGGAAAATCATTAATGCGGATAACAGCAACCTTTGCTATGGCAGCGACTACCGGTATTATTGTATTGATGCCGTATTTAAATTTAGTGTTATTTGGCGATACTGATGGAAGTTTGGTGTTGAGCGTATACAGCATATCCATTTTTTTAACATCATTAATTGGAGCTTATAATGCTATTTTTCAAAGTCAAAATAAACATCAAGTAGCTTTAATCGGCTTACTGATTGGATTAGGCATAAAAATAGGATTGAATGAGTGGCTCGTTGAACAATTTGGAACACTTGGCTCAAGTGGAGCAACGATAATCGGTTTATTGGTTATCTTAATGATTATGTGGTGGGATTTACCTAAAGAAATAAAGGAAAGTTTAACGGAAAAAAGTTTTGGATGGAAATTGCTGTTCAGTTGTGGTGTAATGGCTATTATAGTATGGTTCGAGATGAAATGGTTTGGAAATAGTGCCTTAATAGAAGAGAATCGGTTAGCCGCTTTTGGTTACACAGTACTAGGTGGCGTTACAGGTATTGGGGTCTTTTTATGGCTAATGATAAAACTTAGCGTGTTGACGATTCGTGAATGGTTGTCTCTTCCGTTTGGTAAAAAAATGTTAAGAAAGTAG
- a CDS encoding S1 domain-containing RNA-binding protein — MSIEVGEKVTGTVSGITNFGAFIDLGDRKTGLVHISEVSDSFIKDIKDVLKVGEQVTVKVMSIGDDGKIGLSIRRAVDKPVETTAPSRERTSSSSSSYQGRRESSSPSRSSTGYQKTDRGSRNAGPKKEDFDSLMSSFLKDSDDRLTSLKRNTEGKRGGRGGRRN; from the coding sequence ATGTCGATTGAAGTTGGAGAAAAAGTTACAGGTACTGTTTCAGGAATTACAAATTTTGGTGCGTTCATCGATTTAGGTGATAGAAAAACAGGGTTAGTTCACATTAGTGAAGTTTCAGATAGCTTTATTAAGGATATCAAAGACGTGTTAAAAGTAGGAGAACAAGTTACTGTTAAAGTAATGTCCATTGGAGATGACGGTAAAATTGGCCTTTCTATTAGACGTGCTGTAGATAAACCGGTTGAAACAACTGCTCCATCTCGCGAAAGAACTAGCAGCAGTAGTAGCAGTTACCAAGGGCGTCGCGAAAGCAGCAGCCCAAGTCGCAGTAGTACTGGTTACCAAAAAACAGACCGAGGATCAAGAAATGCGGGTCCGAAGAAAGAAGATTTTGATTCATTGATGAGTTCATTCTTAAAAGACAGTGATGATCGCTTAACTTCTCTTAAACGTAACACAGAAGGAAAACGCGGCGGACGCGGCGGGCGTCGTAACTAA
- a CDS encoding L-lactate dehydrogenase codes for MTKQEVKDHQKVILIGDGAVGSSYAFALVTQNIAQELGIIDIDTNKTEGDAIDLSDALVFTSPKKIYSASYSDCHDADIVVITAGAAQKPGETRLDLVQKNLRIFKSLVGQVMDSGFDGIFLVATNPVDILTYATWKFSGLPKSRVIGSGTSLDTARFRQAIAELTGVDTRNVHSYILGEHGDTEFPVWSHANIAGLSINEWIKDNPETDEKALVDVFFSVRDSAYNIIQKKGATFYGIAVSLARITKAIFNDENAVLPLSVHLNGEYGQNDVFIGAPAIINRQGIQRVIEIPLNDSEMDKMNLSASTLKKITADAFEALEKEN; via the coding sequence ATGACTAAACAAGAAGTAAAAGACCACCAAAAAGTAATTTTAATTGGAGATGGAGCAGTTGGTTCTAGTTATGCCTTTGCCCTAGTAACTCAAAATATTGCTCAAGAATTAGGAATCATCGATATCGATACAAACAAAACAGAAGGAGATGCTATTGATTTATCAGATGCTTTAGTATTTACTTCTCCTAAAAAAATCTACTCAGCAAGTTATAGCGACTGCCATGACGCAGATATCGTTGTAATTACAGCTGGTGCAGCTCAAAAGCCAGGTGAAACTCGATTAGACTTAGTACAAAAAAACCTAAGAATTTTCAAAAGCTTAGTTGGTCAAGTAATGGATAGTGGCTTTGATGGTATCTTCTTAGTAGCAACAAATCCTGTAGATATATTGACTTATGCAACTTGGAAATTTTCTGGACTTCCTAAGAGCCGCGTAATTGGATCAGGTACTTCACTGGATACCGCTCGTTTCCGTCAAGCTATCGCTGAATTAACAGGCGTTGATACACGTAACGTTCATAGTTATATTTTAGGCGAACACGGAGATACAGAGTTCCCAGTATGGTCTCATGCAAACATTGCTGGACTAAGCATCAATGAGTGGATCAAAGATAATCCAGAGACTGACGAAAAAGCTCTTGTTGATGTATTCTTTAGCGTAAGAGATTCTGCTTACAATATTATTCAGAAAAAGGGTGCTACGTTCTACGGTATTGCTGTGTCACTTGCTCGGATTACAAAAGCTATCTTCAATGATGAAAATGCTGTGTTGCCTCTTTCAGTTCACTTAAACGGTGAATATGGACAAAATGATGTATTCATTGGTGCTCCAGCAATCATTAACAGACAGGGAATCCAACGCGTTATCGAGATTCCACTAAATGATTCTGAAATGGACAAAATGAATTTATCTGCATCTACATTAAAAAAAATTACTGCCGATGCATTTGAAGCTTTGGAAAAAGAAAACTAA
- a CDS encoding FtsB family cell division protein, translating into MKKENQTKVAKLTNEYTHNKTLQALRERKHKRHMRRRIAGILAISCFFVSGFAINIWSNTQTISQMEQEKKEAQNELKLVEKEQENLNNQIKKLEDEDYVAKVARSQYYLSEENEIIFSLPEDNAANEIEKTPNSEE; encoded by the coding sequence ATGAAGAAAGAAAACCAAACAAAAGTGGCTAAGTTAACGAATGAATATACACATAATAAAACACTTCAGGCTCTTCGAGAACGCAAACACAAACGTCATATGCGTAGAAGAATCGCTGGCATTCTTGCTATCAGCTGTTTCTTTGTTTCAGGATTTGCCATCAATATATGGTCAAATACTCAAACAATCTCTCAAATGGAGCAGGAAAAAAAAGAAGCTCAAAACGAACTAAAGCTAGTTGAAAAAGAACAAGAAAATTTAAATAATCAAATTAAAAAGTTAGAAGATGAAGATTATGTTGCTAAAGTAGCCCGTAGTCAGTATTATTTATCTGAAGAGAATGAAATTATTTTTAGTTTACCTGAAGACAATGCAGCTAATGAAATTGAAAAAACACCGAATTCTGAAGAATAA
- a CDS encoding RNA-binding S4 domain-containing protein, giving the protein MRLDKFLKVSRIIKRRTIAKEVADKGRIQINGIPAKSSSDVKVGDELTISFGNKTLVVKIDKIVETTKKDESKEMFSIVSETYREEPTN; this is encoded by the coding sequence ATGAGATTAGATAAATTTTTGAAAGTATCTCGCATCATTAAACGACGTACGATTGCAAAAGAAGTAGCAGATAAAGGCCGTATTCAAATTAATGGTATACCGGCTAAATCTTCTTCAGATGTAAAAGTAGGAGATGAATTAACGATCTCATTTGGAAATAAAACATTAGTCGTTAAAATTGATAAAATTGTTGAGACAACTAAAAAGGATGAATCAAAAGAAATGTTTAGTATTGTTAGTGAAACGTATAGAGAAGAACCGACTAACTAA
- the mfd gene encoding transcription-repair coupling factor: MGDIKKILADAPDVKALLDQLEQHQSQLITGLSGSARTLVLSTLVAEKKKPFIIVTHNLFHANQLMEDFADWVPEDRLHLFPVDEMIYAEMSVASPEARAERVATLDFLLSEKFGVVIVPLAGVRKLLPPKEIWQAAQFTIKQGGELDLTHLSQRLVDMGYTRQQLVNSPGEFSIRGGIVDIYSLTEEFPIRIDLFDTEIDSLRYFDAATQRSIQTIEKATILPATDTVYTKEQLTAAAPKFSKAVERNLSLIQDASEKQTFIKQMTPISDAFQKGEPIDELTMFTDFIYPEKNSVLDYMSKKGIVVMDEYPRIMDTDRRLSEEEAEWVISKLSERRILQNQVFSNNFRDQLKALNTSILYFAVFQKGMGNTRFNHIHAFQYRNMQQFFGQMPLLKTEMDRWIKQKNTIIIMVPNTDRAKKVHQTFKDFEITSKIVKPARLELEKVQIVEGYVQSGFEMPTDKLVVITERELFNKVTKKTARRQTLSNAERLKSYSELNPGDYVVHVNHGIGKYTGMETLEIDGIHQDYMSIIYKDDAKLFIPVTQLNLLQKYVSSEAKTPRVNKLGGTEWAKTKKKVATKIEDIADELIELYAAREQEVGYAFSPDDAYQEEFENAFPYTETDDQLRSTAEIKHDMEQKKPMDRLLVGDVGYGKTEVAMRAIFKAVQEGKQAAFLVPTTILAQQHYETMLQRFADFPIEIGLLSRFRTKKQQNETIAGLKKGQVDIVVGTHRILSKDIEFQDIGLLIVDEEQRFGVKHKEKLKQLKAQVDVLTLTATPIPRTLHMSMLGVRDLSVIETPPANRYPVQTYVMEQNLGAIREAVEREMARGGQVFYLYNRVATIEKKVDELQQLIPDARIGYAHGQMTEGQLENTLLQFIEGEYDMLVTTTIIETGVDMPNVNTLFVENADHMGLSQLYQLRGRVGRSNRVAYAYFLYQPNKVLNEVSEKRLQAIKDFTELGSGFKIAMRDLSIRGAGNLLGAQQHGFIDSVGFDLYSEMLSEAVARKRGIDAKEEKTQVEIDLGINAYLPGTYIEDERQKIEIYKRIRELRSHEQYVELQDDLIDRFGEYADEVADLLTIGLIKMYGERALIETIKRTDDEVELTFSIVGTQSLPAEEVFRSLSEVPLRANVAVKKDRLMVTLQLKKEPTYQWLGYIEKFAQNIVSYRLKEAD, encoded by the coding sequence GTGGGAGATATAAAAAAAATACTAGCTGATGCGCCTGATGTTAAAGCTTTGCTAGATCAACTAGAGCAACATCAATCACAATTGATAACAGGATTATCTGGTTCAGCAAGAACGTTAGTCCTGAGTACGTTAGTAGCAGAAAAGAAAAAGCCATTTATTATTGTGACGCATAATTTATTTCATGCCAATCAGTTGATGGAAGATTTTGCAGATTGGGTACCTGAAGACCGACTACATCTTTTTCCGGTTGATGAAATGATCTATGCAGAAATGTCTGTAGCTTCACCTGAGGCAAGAGCTGAACGAGTAGCAACATTAGATTTTTTGTTATCTGAAAAATTTGGTGTTGTGATTGTACCTCTTGCGGGTGTGCGTAAATTATTGCCGCCAAAAGAAATATGGCAGGCCGCACAATTTACAATCAAACAAGGAGGGGAACTGGATTTAACTCATTTATCTCAGCGATTAGTAGATATGGGCTATACTCGCCAACAATTAGTGAATAGTCCTGGTGAATTTAGTATTCGCGGTGGAATTGTCGATATTTATTCTTTAACCGAAGAATTTCCAATTCGGATTGACTTGTTTGATACTGAAATTGATTCGTTGCGTTATTTTGATGCTGCTACACAACGTTCCATTCAAACAATTGAAAAAGCAACTATTCTTCCCGCAACAGATACCGTTTATACCAAAGAACAATTAACGGCTGCAGCACCTAAATTTAGTAAAGCTGTCGAAAGAAATCTGAGCTTAATACAAGATGCTTCCGAAAAACAAACGTTTATCAAGCAAATGACACCTATTTCAGATGCTTTCCAAAAAGGTGAACCAATTGATGAATTAACGATGTTTACAGATTTTATTTATCCTGAAAAAAATAGTGTATTGGATTACATGAGTAAAAAAGGAATTGTTGTGATGGATGAGTATCCTAGGATAATGGATACTGATCGTCGGTTAAGTGAAGAAGAAGCGGAATGGGTAATTAGTAAACTGAGTGAGCGACGCATTTTGCAAAATCAAGTCTTTTCAAATAATTTTCGTGATCAATTAAAAGCATTAAACACGAGTATCTTATACTTTGCAGTTTTTCAAAAAGGAATGGGAAATACTCGGTTTAATCACATTCATGCTTTTCAATATCGGAATATGCAGCAGTTTTTTGGTCAAATGCCGTTACTTAAAACAGAGATGGATCGTTGGATAAAACAAAAAAATACGATTATCATTATGGTGCCAAATACTGATCGAGCTAAAAAAGTACATCAAACGTTCAAAGATTTTGAAATTACGAGTAAAATAGTCAAGCCTGCTAGGCTTGAACTTGAAAAAGTGCAAATCGTTGAAGGGTATGTTCAGTCAGGTTTTGAGATGCCGACAGATAAACTGGTAGTCATTACCGAACGAGAGCTATTCAATAAAGTCACTAAGAAAACTGCTAGACGCCAAACACTATCCAATGCAGAACGGTTGAAAAGTTACAGCGAACTGAATCCTGGGGATTACGTTGTCCATGTTAATCACGGGATTGGGAAATATACGGGAATGGAAACTCTTGAAATTGATGGCATTCATCAAGATTATATGTCGATCATTTATAAAGATGATGCGAAATTATTTATTCCTGTAACTCAACTTAATTTACTGCAAAAATATGTTTCTTCCGAAGCGAAAACGCCAAGAGTTAATAAATTAGGCGGAACAGAATGGGCTAAAACAAAGAAAAAAGTGGCGACTAAAATTGAAGACATCGCGGATGAACTCATTGAGCTATACGCTGCCCGAGAACAAGAAGTAGGGTATGCATTTTCTCCAGATGATGCCTATCAAGAGGAATTTGAGAATGCTTTTCCGTATACAGAAACAGATGATCAATTGCGTAGTACTGCTGAGATCAAACATGATATGGAACAGAAAAAACCAATGGATCGTTTACTCGTTGGTGATGTTGGATATGGTAAAACAGAAGTAGCAATGCGGGCAATTTTTAAAGCTGTTCAAGAAGGAAAACAAGCAGCCTTTTTAGTGCCAACAACTATTTTAGCGCAACAGCACTATGAAACGATGCTGCAACGCTTTGCTGATTTTCCGATTGAGATTGGTTTATTGAGTCGTTTCCGAACAAAAAAACAGCAGAATGAAACGATAGCAGGTCTAAAAAAAGGACAAGTTGATATTGTGGTCGGAACACACCGTATTTTATCAAAAGATATTGAATTTCAAGATATCGGTTTACTGATAGTAGATGAAGAACAACGATTTGGTGTGAAGCATAAAGAGAAATTAAAACAGTTAAAAGCGCAAGTGGATGTCCTAACCTTAACTGCAACACCTATTCCACGAACGCTTCATATGTCTATGCTAGGTGTAAGAGACTTATCTGTTATCGAAACTCCACCTGCAAATCGTTATCCGGTTCAGACATATGTAATGGAACAAAATCTAGGAGCAATACGTGAAGCTGTTGAACGAGAAATGGCACGTGGCGGACAAGTCTTTTATTTATATAATCGAGTAGCCACGATTGAGAAAAAAGTAGATGAACTACAACAGTTGATTCCAGACGCGAGAATCGGCTATGCCCATGGGCAAATGACAGAAGGACAACTTGAGAACACGTTGCTGCAATTTATTGAAGGGGAATACGACATGTTAGTCACCACTACGATCATTGAGACTGGTGTCGATATGCCCAATGTAAATACGTTGTTTGTAGAGAATGCAGATCATATGGGATTATCACAATTGTACCAATTGCGCGGTCGCGTAGGTAGAAGTAATCGTGTTGCATATGCCTACTTCTTGTATCAGCCAAATAAAGTGCTAAATGAAGTCAGCGAAAAAAGATTACAAGCGATTAAAGATTTTACTGAACTAGGCTCAGGATTTAAAATCGCCATGCGTGACTTATCGATTCGTGGTGCTGGAAACCTATTGGGAGCACAGCAACATGGGTTTATTGATTCAGTTGGATTTGATTTGTATTCAGAGATGTTAAGTGAAGCAGTAGCTCGTAAACGAGGGATAGACGCGAAAGAAGAAAAAACGCAAGTTGAAATTGATTTAGGAATCAACGCTTATCTACCAGGTACGTATATAGAAGATGAACGTCAAAAAATTGAAATTTACAAACGTATCCGAGAATTGAGATCACACGAACAATATGTAGAACTACAGGATGATTTAATTGATCGTTTTGGGGAGTACGCAGATGAAGTAGCAGACTTGTTAACGATTGGATTAATCAAAATGTACGGTGAACGTGCACTGATAGAAACAATCAAACGAACAGACGATGAAGTCGAGTTAACATTTTCTATTGTAGGTACTCAGTCGTTGCCTGCAGAAGAAGTGTTTAGATCGTTAAGTGAAGTGCCTTTAAGAGCAAATGTAGCTGTCAAGAAAGACCGTTTGATGGTTACGCTACAACTGAAAAAAGAACCAACCTACCAATGGTTGGGATATATTGAAAAGTTTGCCCAAAATATCGTTAGCTATCGTTTAAAAGAGGCTGACTAA
- the tilS gene encoding tRNA lysidine(34) synthetase TilS: protein MDMYFDFLERCQNNLYWKSTDRLLLAVSGGVDSMVLVDLIQRLPDVIRPWFGVVHVNHQLRQASIEEEKFLSEYCATNRIPFFLKRWPVREHPIEGVEAAAREFRYAFFHEVLKEQQATHLLTGHHKDDQMETILMRLVRGGQLESIAGIKKNRNFYGKRLTRPLLDYSKKILYQYSQERSLSFYEDESNDSLEYTRNRYRHQIIPLLKKENKQVLTHFSDFSSDLQDVIILAKKEIENQASTVCFQKGPFCWELDVPLFLTFEPAMKRQVMQIVFNSLFHKEVSEVGRKHQVQIIDLIEKDKPNSQLNLPGNWIGQKIYHKFYFFKEDEQEVATKKIQDTYPLNLGEWLSLSNGGRLGLFEATKESVDTDHTKKVVWLNPESIQLPLQVRNRKPGDRMTLKGLETGSKKIKDLFIDQKIPRNKREEAVLVTDSNEEIIWLIEYKESRLSIEPETDKIHYILIYESKYE from the coding sequence ATGGATATGTATTTTGATTTTTTAGAGCGTTGTCAAAACAACCTCTATTGGAAGTCGACGGATCGTTTGCTGTTAGCTGTATCTGGTGGCGTTGATTCTATGGTATTAGTAGATTTGATTCAGCGATTACCAGATGTCATCAGACCTTGGTTTGGAGTTGTCCATGTAAACCACCAATTAAGACAAGCTTCTATAGAAGAAGAAAAATTTCTTTCTGAGTACTGTGCGACTAATAGAATTCCATTTTTTTTAAAAAGATGGCCTGTGAGGGAACATCCGATTGAAGGAGTAGAGGCAGCAGCTAGAGAGTTTAGATATGCTTTTTTTCATGAAGTACTGAAAGAACAGCAAGCTACGCATCTGCTTACTGGGCATCATAAGGATGATCAAATGGAAACTATTTTAATGAGGCTGGTCCGTGGTGGTCAATTAGAAAGTATTGCAGGAATAAAAAAGAATCGAAACTTTTACGGGAAACGACTAACTCGACCATTGTTAGATTATAGTAAAAAAATACTCTACCAGTATAGCCAAGAACGGTCATTATCTTTTTATGAAGATGAGTCAAATGACAGCTTGGAGTACACAAGAAATCGTTACAGGCATCAAATCATTCCATTGCTAAAAAAAGAAAATAAGCAAGTATTGACTCATTTCTCGGATTTTTCATCTGATTTGCAAGATGTGATCATACTAGCTAAAAAGGAAATTGAAAACCAAGCATCAACTGTCTGCTTTCAAAAAGGGCCCTTTTGTTGGGAATTGGATGTACCCTTATTTTTAACCTTTGAACCTGCAATGAAACGTCAAGTAATGCAGATTGTATTTAACAGCCTATTTCATAAAGAAGTTAGTGAAGTTGGCAGAAAACATCAAGTACAGATAATTGATTTAATTGAAAAAGATAAGCCAAATAGTCAACTGAACTTACCTGGAAATTGGATCGGTCAAAAAATATATCATAAATTTTACTTTTTTAAAGAAGATGAACAAGAGGTTGCTACTAAAAAAATACAAGATACTTATCCATTGAATCTAGGGGAGTGGTTATCTCTATCCAATGGTGGAAGGCTAGGTCTATTTGAAGCTACGAAAGAATCAGTAGATACAGATCATACAAAAAAAGTTGTTTGGTTAAATCCAGAAAGTATTCAGTTACCCTTACAGGTTAGGAATCGAAAGCCGGGAGACCGCATGACGTTAAAAGGATTAGAAACCGGGAGCAAAAAAATTAAGGATTTGTTTATTGATCAAAAAATCCCGCGAAATAAACGAGAAGAAGCCGTTTTAGTAACAGATAGTAATGAAGAAATTATTTGGTTAATAGAATATAAGGAATCAAGATTGTCTATTGAGCCAGAAACTGATAAAATACATTACATACTCATTTATGAAAGTAAATATGAGTAG
- a CDS encoding MazG nucleotide pyrophosphohydrolase domain-containing protein, with product MGKIKVVGLGPGDIEQLPFGVYQLLKKEQPLYLRTKLHPVVKDLEQEGLVFQSFDAIYEGNDQFEDVYKTIVKELLTAAQKEDIIYAVPGHPMVAEKSVQLLLENESGISIEIKGGKSFLDDLFQAVKIDPVEGFQLVDALSLNQDQLEASQHIIVMQVFNEYIASEVKLTLMEKYPDEHLVALVHEAGGKNEKIEWLPLFELDRMEGVHNLTSLYVPPLAVDERTKSFQTVQYYMDAITGENGDAWIKEQNHETLVAYMEEEVLEFKAAVENDDIDNMVEELGDVLMQVLYHTNFGEQTGYFSFEEVIETLNKKLRRRHPHVFDGVKAETPEEVDAIWQKIKAEEKRNK from the coding sequence ATGGGGAAAATTAAAGTGGTTGGACTTGGTCCGGGAGACATTGAACAGCTTCCTTTTGGAGTGTATCAATTGTTGAAGAAAGAACAGCCGTTGTATTTGCGAACTAAGTTGCATCCAGTTGTGAAAGATTTAGAGCAAGAAGGGCTGGTTTTTCAATCATTTGATGCAATTTATGAAGGGAACGATCAATTCGAAGATGTTTATAAGACCATTGTTAAAGAATTGCTAACAGCAGCTCAAAAAGAAGATATTATTTATGCTGTTCCAGGACATCCAATGGTAGCTGAAAAGTCCGTTCAATTGTTATTGGAAAATGAATCAGGTATTTCAATTGAGATCAAAGGTGGGAAAAGTTTCTTAGACGATCTTTTTCAAGCAGTCAAAATTGATCCAGTTGAAGGATTTCAATTGGTTGATGCATTAAGCTTAAATCAAGATCAATTGGAAGCCAGTCAGCATATTATTGTTATGCAAGTTTTCAATGAATATATTGCAAGTGAGGTAAAATTAACTTTAATGGAGAAGTACCCTGACGAACATTTAGTAGCGTTAGTTCATGAAGCAGGGGGCAAGAATGAAAAAATAGAATGGTTGCCCTTATTTGAACTGGATCGCATGGAAGGTGTTCATAATTTAACATCGTTATACGTTCCTCCATTAGCAGTAGATGAACGAACAAAATCATTTCAGACTGTCCAGTATTATATGGATGCTATTACAGGAGAAAATGGTGATGCTTGGATAAAAGAACAAAATCATGAGACTTTAGTTGCTTATATGGAAGAAGAAGTGCTGGAATTTAAAGCAGCAGTTGAAAATGATGATATTGATAATATGGTAGAAGAGTTAGGCGATGTTTTGATGCAAGTACTCTACCACACAAATTTTGGCGAGCAGACAGGATATTTTTCATTTGAAGAAGTGATTGAGACTTTAAATAAAAAACTTCGTCGCCGTCACCCACACGTTTTTGATGGTGTTAAAGCAGAAACACCAGAAGAAGTCGACGCAATTTGGCAAAAAATAAAAGCAGAAGAAAAGAGGAACAAATAA
- the pth gene encoding aminoacyl-tRNA hydrolase — protein sequence MKMIVGLGNPGAKYKNTKHNIGFIAVDEFAIQHKMEFSKTKFESLYAEAFVGTEKVLLVKPQTFMNDSGRAVRQLMDYFNVEVKDLVIIYDDLDLPVGKLRLRQKGSAGGHNGIKSIIQHIDTADFNRIRIGIDRPVGKQTVVQHVLSGFPKSQHEELLITIKDSVAALEYWIEGHPFLEVMNQFNKKKNA from the coding sequence ATGAAAATGATAGTTGGCTTGGGAAACCCTGGCGCAAAATATAAAAACACAAAACACAATATTGGTTTTATTGCAGTGGATGAATTTGCGATTCAGCACAAAATGGAGTTTAGTAAAACGAAATTTGAATCACTGTATGCAGAAGCGTTTGTTGGAACTGAAAAAGTTCTTTTAGTAAAACCGCAAACATTTATGAATGATTCGGGAAGAGCTGTTCGTCAGTTAATGGATTATTTTAATGTGGAAGTAAAGGACTTAGTTATTATTTATGATGATTTAGATTTGCCTGTTGGAAAATTACGCTTGCGTCAAAAAGGTAGTGCAGGCGGACACAATGGGATTAAGAGTATTATTCAACACATAGATACAGCAGACTTCAACCGTATTCGAATTGGAATCGATCGTCCAGTGGGGAAACAAACTGTTGTACAGCATGTATTAAGTGGTTTTCCTAAAAGTCAGCACGAAGAACTGTTGATTACGATCAAGGATAGTGTAGCAGCGCTAGAGTATTGGATAGAAGGACATCCGTTTTTAGAAGTTATGAATCAATTTAATAAAAAAAAGAACGCATAA